A region of Candidatus Roizmanbacteria bacterium DNA encodes the following proteins:
- a CDS encoding transposase produces the protein MSKWGGDQLRVIRSYDWQYNRDLMKKIRSLSDYNQSDVAQIRNDVLTFAEKYGIQAAVDAYGISRRTLFRWRKRRRDSEGQLDSLIPETTKPKTPRRMETHPKVISFIKEIREQYFCLGKEKIKPLLDEYCLQEGISTISESTIGKVIKRHNLQRKTYRIYHNPASGFAKRKVKYRQKVKRSPKVEDTGYIEIDTITKFVHGIKLYVFNAVDIKLKFQFSYGYSKLNSRNGADFMRRLELVYPIQDGIKTIQTDNGLEYLGNFHDYLEENNIPHLFIYPRCPKINAFIERANRTLQEEFMNPYIYTKWTGIGSFNRHLIEYLVWYNTKRVHKSLNNISPMDYLLSILPKECHMYGTHTTSIFYHVNILICNSLKIL, from the coding sequence ATGAGTAAATGGGGAGGAGATCAGCTTCGAGTAATTAGGAGTTATGACTGGCAGTACAATAGAGATCTTATGAAAAAGATACGATCTCTATCAGACTACAATCAGTCAGATGTAGCACAAATCAGAAACGATGTTCTGACATTTGCAGAGAAGTACGGGATACAAGCTGCAGTTGATGCATATGGGATATCACGAAGGACATTGTTTCGATGGAGGAAGAGACGGCGAGATTCAGAAGGGCAGTTGGATAGCCTGATACCAGAGACAACCAAGCCAAAGACACCCCGACGTATGGAGACTCACCCGAAGGTCATATCCTTTATCAAAGAGATTCGAGAACAATACTTTTGTTTGGGAAAGGAGAAGATCAAGCCCTTACTTGATGAGTATTGCCTACAGGAAGGAATTTCAACTATATCTGAGTCAACCATTGGAAAAGTGATCAAAAGACACAACCTGCAGCGCAAGACCTACCGGATCTATCACAATCCAGCAAGTGGCTTTGCAAAACGGAAAGTAAAGTACCGACAGAAGGTCAAGCGGTCTCCCAAGGTGGAAGATACCGGATACATTGAGATTGATACCATCACGAAGTTTGTACACGGAATCAAGCTGTATGTCTTCAATGCAGTGGACATCAAACTCAAATTCCAGTTCTCCTACGGATACTCAAAACTCAACAGCCGAAACGGTGCTGATTTTATGAGAAGACTGGAACTAGTATACCCAATACAAGATGGTATAAAAACCATACAAACAGATAACGGCCTCGAGTATCTGGGAAACTTCCATGACTATCTGGAAGAAAACAATATCCCACACCTCTTTATCTACCCCAGATGTCCCAAGATCAATGCCTTTATTGAGCGAGCAAACAGAACACTCCAGGAAGAATTTATGAACCCCTACATCTATACCAAGTGGACCGGTATCGGATCATTCAATCGTCACCTTATTGAATACCTCGTCTGGTACAATACAAAGCGAGTTCACAAAAGCCTGAACAATATTTCACCTATGGATTACCTATTATCTATTTTACCTAAAGAGTGCCATATGTATGGAACTCATACAACAAGTATATTTTATCATGTTAACATATTAATATGCAATTCATTGAAAATTCTTTAG
- a CDS encoding helix-turn-helix domain-containing protein, translating to MKYKPEDHLQKQLAESFLKLQNRQDVLNYLRDLMTPAEIREFSKRLEIARLLKKGKLPCLEISEKLGVSTTTVTRVAQWLNNGCEGYQTVLKK from the coding sequence ATGAAATACAAACCGGAGGATCATTTACAAAAACAATTAGCTGAATCATTTCTGAAATTGCAGAACCGTCAGGATGTTCTGAATTATCTTAGGGACCTTATGACGCCGGCAGAAATCAGAGAGTTCAGCAAGCGTCTCGAGATTGCTCGGCTGCTGAAGAAAGGAAAGCTGCCATGTCTGGAGATATCGGAAAAATTGGGAGTATCTACAACCACTGTGACCCGGGTCGCACAATGGCTCAATAACGGCTGTGAGGGATATCAGACAGTATTGAAGAAGTAA
- a CDS encoding penicillin-binding protein encodes MKFKLPKFRKSKKLWIITSVGLITLIGFISAAVFLYFFIFADLPSPYTLKDFKAIPISSQIYDRNGKLLYEVFRDENRTPVKLKDLPDYMKESTIAIEDKDFYKHGGISIVSGMLRAVRDTVKTSNLQGGSTITQQLVKSALLTPERTIQRKAKEIILAVWVEQIFSKDEILEMYLNQVPYGGSSYGIAQASKTYFNKKPHDLELHEAAMLAGLPQAPTLYSPHTNPDRAKTRRDSVLRNMFEEGYITEKQMNEAMKKEVNVLPPKTNIKAPHFVFEVKELLEKEYGLKQLEEGGLKVTTTLDLDVQASAEAALREEIDDLQRLNVTNGAVLVTRPPTGEILAMVGSVDYFDGSSGAFNVTTAGTRQPGSSIKPINYAIGIDRGLVTASSMFLDVPTCFSNPGQPKAFCPKNYDNSFHGPVQLRYALANSYNIPAVKMLAYNGVEDFIASSSAFLITSFKDPDNYGLSLTLGGGEVAMTEMAQAFSAFANRGKPRALNYVLKVEDKAGKVLYEFKDPNFEQDVHKPLERPNSLVIKGKNAISEGTAFIISHILQDNGARTSAFGPSSELVIKDRTVSVKTGTTNDLRDNWTIGYTPNFLVAVWVGNNDFTPMAQGVASGLTGASPVWNRVMTGLLEDQPDLPPVKPSSVVGMQVCSDTGVIAGKQGEGYNCPTRFEYLIQGTNSTADISKKQVPVNKDTDQYLPDPNNPAVEMREKTVLKDMFGEYCIDCNHEGEARQTVTVQ; translated from the coding sequence ATGAAATTCAAATTGCCGAAGTTCAGAAAATCAAAAAAACTTTGGATTATTACCTCTGTCGGACTTATTACACTAATCGGATTTATTTCTGCTGCCGTCTTTTTGTACTTCTTTATTTTTGCGGATCTTCCGTCCCCGTATACACTGAAGGATTTCAAGGCTATTCCTATTTCCAGCCAGATTTATGACCGGAACGGGAAACTTCTGTATGAGGTGTTTCGTGATGAAAACCGAACACCGGTCAAACTGAAGGATCTTCCCGACTATATGAAGGAATCAACGATAGCGATCGAAGACAAAGATTTTTATAAGCACGGCGGTATATCAATTGTATCGGGAATGCTTCGTGCCGTAAGAGATACCGTGAAGACCAGCAATCTTCAGGGAGGATCCACCATTACGCAGCAACTGGTAAAAAGTGCATTGCTGACTCCCGAAAGAACCATACAGCGAAAAGCAAAAGAGATCATTCTTGCAGTCTGGGTCGAACAGATTTTTTCGAAAGACGAGATTTTGGAAATGTATCTGAATCAGGTCCCGTACGGAGGATCATCTTACGGTATTGCACAGGCATCAAAAACATACTTTAATAAAAAACCGCATGATCTTGAACTCCATGAAGCGGCAATGCTGGCCGGTCTTCCCCAGGCTCCGACACTGTACTCACCTCATACCAATCCCGATCGTGCAAAAACCCGCCGTGACAGTGTGTTGAGAAATATGTTTGAAGAAGGGTATATCACTGAAAAACAAATGAATGAAGCGATGAAAAAGGAAGTAAATGTCCTTCCTCCGAAAACCAATATTAAAGCACCGCATTTTGTGTTCGAGGTCAAAGAACTTTTGGAAAAAGAGTACGGATTGAAACAGCTGGAAGAAGGAGGACTGAAAGTGACGACCACTCTTGATCTTGACGTGCAGGCTTCGGCTGAAGCTGCTTTACGGGAAGAAATTGATGATTTGCAAAGACTGAATGTCACAAACGGTGCAGTTCTTGTCACACGCCCGCCGACCGGTGAAATTCTTGCAATGGTCGGATCAGTTGATTACTTTGACGGATCGTCAGGAGCTTTTAATGTCACGACCGCCGGAACCAGACAGCCGGGATCATCGATAAAACCGATAAACTATGCAATCGGTATCGACCGGGGTTTGGTAACCGCATCATCCATGTTCCTTGATGTTCCCACCTGTTTTTCCAATCCCGGACAACCGAAAGCATTCTGTCCGAAAAACTATGACAATTCATTTCACGGACCGGTACAACTGCGATACGCTCTGGCAAATTCTTACAATATTCCTGCAGTAAAGATGCTGGCTTACAACGGGGTGGAAGATTTTATTGCATCATCATCAGCATTTCTTATCACGTCTTTCAAGGATCCTGATAATTACGGGTTGTCACTCACACTCGGCGGAGGTGAAGTGGCGATGACTGAAATGGCACAGGCATTTTCGGCATTTGCAAATCGTGGAAAGCCACGGGCTCTGAATTATGTTTTGAAAGTTGAAGATAAAGCGGGAAAAGTACTGTATGAATTTAAGGATCCGAACTTTGAACAGGATGTACACAAACCACTTGAAAGACCGAACAGTCTCGTCATCAAAGGGAAAAATGCCATTTCAGAGGGAACGGCCTTTATCATCTCCCATATTCTCCAGGACAACGGAGCCAGAACGTCAGCCTTCGGCCCGAGTTCTGAACTTGTCATAAAAGACCGTACAGTTTCAGTAAAAACGGGTACGACAAACGACCTGCGGGACAACTGGACGATCGGTTATACGCCGAACTTTCTTGTGGCAGTTTGGGTCGGGAACAATGATTTTACGCCTATGGCACAGGGAGTTGCTTCAGGACTGACCGGTGCTTCTCCCGTATGGAACCGTGTCATGACCGGACTTCTCGAGGATCAGCCTGATCTTCCCCCCGTCAAACCGTCATCCGTTGTCGGCATGCAGGTCTGCAGCGATACCGGCGTAATTGCAGGCAAACAGGGCGAAGGATACAACTGCCCGACCCGATTTGAGTATCTGATCCAGGGCACCAACTCGACAGCGGACATATCGAAAAAACAGGTACCGGTGAATAAAGATACCGATCAGTACCTCCCCGATCCCAACAATCCGGCAGTTGAAATGAGAGAAAAGACCGTTTTGAAGGACATGTTCGGTGAGTACTGTATCGATTGTAATCATGAAGGAGAAGCGCGACAGACAGTTACAGTCCAATAA
- a CDS encoding D-tyrosyl-tRNA(Tyr) deacylase: MISLIQRVTQAAVYTNSACFSEISHGYAILVGIYEDDTQTDVEKSVNKILNLRIMSDEADKMNRSILDTKGEVLLVSQFTLCGDISGGRRPSFIKAKKPDEAYKLYKYMIELLKKQGLAVKTGKFGNYMDVRIHNDGPVTILVDSTKI, encoded by the coding sequence ATGATATCTCTTATCCAACGTGTCACACAGGCTGCGGTTTACACCAACTCCGCGTGTTTTTCAGAGATCTCCCATGGATATGCGATCCTTGTAGGTATTTATGAAGATGATACCCAAACTGATGTTGAGAAAAGCGTGAACAAAATTCTCAATCTCCGTATAATGTCTGATGAAGCGGATAAAATGAACCGGTCAATTCTTGATACAAAAGGTGAGGTCCTGCTTGTCTCACAATTTACCCTTTGTGGTGATATTTCAGGTGGGCGAAGACCATCTTTCATCAAAGCTAAGAAGCCTGATGAAGCATATAAACTATACAAATATATGATCGAACTATTGAAAAAGCAGGGACTGGCGGTTAAAACAGGGAAATTCGGTAATTATATGGATGTCAGAATCCACAATGACGGACCCGTCACAATACTCGTTGACAGTACTAAAATATAA